GGAACAGCGGCACCTCGGCGCAGATGTACTCCCGGCACACCTCCCGCTGCCGGTCGGTGATCTCCTGCCCGGGCGTCAGCTTCCCGGCCAGGAAGATCCCGGCCAGCGCGTCACAGGTCCGGCGCACCACCGCATCCCCGGCCACGGCCGCCACGGTCTCCACGTGCAGCGCCCGGTACGCGGGCACCCCGGTGAACTCCGACATCCCCCGGGCCCGCAGCCGCAGCCCCGAAGGATCCTCCTCGGCCACCGCCGCGTGCACCTTCGCCCGCACCCCCCGCAGGTTCTTCACGGCCTTCCGCCGCGCCTCGTCGGCCCCGTACCCGAGCGCCTCGTACATGTCGGCGACATGCAGATCGGTGTAGACGAAGTCGACCGTCTCGAAATGTGCGAGCCCCCAGCGCGCCAGATCGCGCAATCGCTGGGCCGTGAAGTAGCTGTTCCCCGGGGAGACGCCGATGACCACGTGCGCGCCCTCGTCTGCGATGACGCGGCAATGGTCGGTGTACGGCTGGAGTTGGAGCGTCTCTGCAGGGGCGATAGCCGCCTGAGTCACGTTCTGAATCCTCATCGCGCCTACTAGTCCCAGCGGAGCCCAGTGCTCCGGGTGTGGCGGCAGCGACGACGACACGCTATCGATCCGTCACGGAGAGCGAGTCATCTACCGGCGGGTAGGGGCGGGAATTCGTCACCTCTTCGCATTCCCGTCGCACGGGGGACACGGGCGAGGGCGGCGCGGATCGTGTCGGCGGGGTCGGGGAGGGGGACACCGAGGCCGCGGACGAGGCCGACGACCTCGGTGAGGGAGGTGCGGCGGCGGAGGGCGACGCGGTGGAGGTACTGGAGGCTGAAGTCCTGCACCTCGGGCACCTCGCCGTCCTGCAGGTCGTCGAGCCTGAGCAGCTCCGTGGCCTCGCCGAACGACAGCCCGGGCGGCAGGTCGTCGTGCGAGGGCGTGATCCCGCAGGCGCGCAGCCGCTTCGCGATGTCCCGCGGACTCGTCGCGAGGAGGCTCGCGGCCATCACGACGTGCGTGAAGGGCACGGGCGCGTTCGAGGAGGTCCACCAGTTGAAGGGACCGAAGGGGCGCAGGATCTCGCGGTCGAGCGCGGTGGGCCGCGCGGGCACGTCGAGGGCGACGTCGAAGCCGTAGGACCGCAGTCGGGCGACCTTGCGGCGCAGCTCGGGCAGGTCGTCCGGCCCGTCGAGCACGACGGTGTACAGGGGCGGTTCGGCCGGGACCAGGAGCTCCCGCTCGAACTCGTCCGTGAGCAGGGGCACGTCCTCGGGTCCGGCGTCCGCGGGAAACGCGCGGGGAACCGTGAAGCCGAGCCGGGTGAGCCGCGCGAGCACCGCGGCCAACGGCAGCCCCAGCCGGGCCGCCGCGCGAACCGCGTGTCCGGGAGGCGTCACCCTCGCCCGGTCGAGCCAGGGAGCACGACCGGTTCCCCGTTCGCTCAGCAGCATCAGGTCCTCCGCCGAAGGGCGCGGGGGGAGGCCACCGGGATCGACGGCCAGACCGTACGCCGTGAGCCGACGGCACACCTCGGCGACGGACAGGTCCGACGCGACGGCGACCCGGGCGATGTGTCCCGGCGGGACGGCCGTGTCGGAGTCGAGGAGGCCGGCCTCGTCGGACATCGGTCTTTCGACGAGCAGGTCGTCCGACGCGGCGGCCTGGCGCTCGACGTGCTCGGGCACGGTCAGCCCGAAGCCGCGCAGATGTGCCGCGGTCGCCGCCACGTCCGCTCGCATGCGGGCGGCGGCGTCGTGGAGGACGTTCGCGGTGACCCGGCTGCGTCGTGTGAGGGGGTACGCGGCGCCCTCTCCGAAGGCCCGGGCGTTCGCCGCGGTGAGCCGGGCGTCGGGCTCCCAGTGCAGGGGGTCCGCGTCGGGGAACCCGAGCCCGGCCACCCGCTCCGCGATCTCACGGGAGGTGGACGCGAGGAAGCGGGCCGCGTCGGGGATGCCGCCCAGCCTGCGTGCGGAGGAACCGAGGAGCCACTGGTCGGAAGGCACGGCCCGCAGGACCGGTCCCACGTCGCCGATCTCGGGGCACAGCTCCGCCAGGTCGTCCAGCGCCGGGTGCCGCCTGGCGAGCAGCCGCCACAGGTAGACATGGTCGGGCACGTCCTCCCCGTCCTTCGCCCAGCGGGCCGAGGAGTACCCGCTGCCGCCGCGGGACCTCGGCAGAAGGGAGAAGTCCATCGGCAGGAACCCGGCCGTCGCGGTTCCGAAGGACAAGCCCTTGAACACCAGGTCCCGCCCGCGCGCGGCCAGTGCCGAGGTCGCGATGTCGGCGAGGACGGGACTCTCCGCGGCCACCCGGCAGACCCACTCGAACCCGGGCACGCCTTCGCCCGCATCCGCATCCGCGGGCGCGTCCGCATCCGTGAGGGCGTCCACGTCCACGTCGGCGAGGATCCCCGCCGCCCGCCGCAACAGGTCGCCCACGACGGGTGCCACGTCGTCGACGACATGCTGCCGGTCCACCGACAGGCTCCCCGGCGACCAGGGCCCGCTGAGGTTCACCACGGCGCCGGTCAGGCCGGAGCCCTTCGCGCCGAAGACCCCCGTCGAGCGCACCTTCGGTGCGACGAGGAGTCCGTCCACCAGGAGCGCGCCGCCGCGCTCGCACCAGACCACGTGCACGCCCTCCGGGGCCTCGGCCCAGGGGACGAGCGAGCCGTGCGCGTTGAGGGCGGGCTCGGTCTCCCCGTAGGCCTGCGTCCGCGTCCGCAACACCCCCGGCACCCACTCGCTCACCACCCCGCCGTGCTCCGCCGTCGTCGCGAACTCCGCGATCCCCAGCACCCGTTCCAGCACGTCGACGCAGGACCAGCCCTCCTCCAGCGTCCCCGGCCGCAGGTACAGCCGCACCGTGGTGCCCGGCTCCCGGCCGCGCGCCGCGCGCTCGACGATCCGGAACAGGTGCCCGGGCCCGCACACCGACACCTCGTACACCGGCCCGGGAACGCCGTCGCGGCCCATCCGGCAGGTCGTGACCCGGATGTCGTCGGCGAGCATGAAGTAGCTGAGCACGCCGATGCCGAAGCGGCTGTTGGGGTAGAGCGTGACGGGCGGGTCGAGCCGCTCCCAGTCGGCCCGCTCCAGGGTGAACTCCAGCTGCTCGGCGAAGCGCGACCCGGCCCGCGAGAAGACTCCGCGGAGCTCCGCGTCCCCCATGCCGACGCCGTCGTCCCGGCACTCCAGGTACTCCCGGCCGTCGTCGTCGACGCCCTGCGCGAAGGCGATCCGCCCCCGGTACGGGGACGAGGAGGGCGGGCCCGTCCGGTCCAGGTACTCGCCGCGGGCCCGCCGGTAGCGGCAGGCGTCCAGGGCGTTCTGGTACAGCTCGCGGACCGCCAGGTCGCGGGACTTGTAGAGCTGCACGCCCATCGCCAGGTCCAGCATCCGGCGCCCGTCGCCCCGGAAGCGCGCGTACCCGTCGAAGGCGCCCTCGCTCGGCACCACGCCGTCGCCGGACAGCCGGGCCGGCAGCTCGGGCAGCGGCTGGGTGATCCGGTCGCGCGCGGTGCGCCGCACCGTGTGCAGCAGCTCGTCTGCACGGGCCGCGTACTCCCGCAGCCCCTCCACCACGGCCTCGTGCCGGCACTCGGCCCGCAGCACCGGAACGTCGTGCGGGCCGCCCCAGTTGGCCCCGTCCAGGGTGCGGCGCAGCGCGTCCAGGTCGACCGGGTACGGGATGGGCAGGTGCTCGGCGACGATCGCGGGCAGCGCCGTCATCTCGATCGCCATGCCGTGCGCGAGCGCGAGCAGCAGGGCCAGCCGCTGGTCCCGGATCCGCTGGTGGCCGGGGCCCGAGCGGACCCGGTCGTCGGTCGACAACAGGGTGAGGAACTCCGGGTGGCACACGTCGGGACCGCGCCGCAGCCCGTGCAGCAGGGCCGTCACCCGGCGCGGCGCCAGCGCCTCGCCGAGCCCCTCCGCCGCCTCGCCCAGCTCGTCCAGCAGCCGGCGTACGGGATCGGGCCCCGCGAACTCCCGCTGCTGCGCCAGCCAGCGGTGGAACAGCCACCAGCCGACCGCCGGCTCGGCCCCGGGCGCGCGCCGGGCCCGCTGGACGAGCGCCTGGTCCCCCTCCGTGAAGACCTCGAAGGAGCGGCGGTCCGCCGAGGGCTCCGCCACCGGGGCCAGGGACCAGGGCCGGACCGCCGCGAGCTGCTCGACGCGGAGCAGGCAGTGCGCCCGGTACAGGAACGGGAACAGGGCGAGGAGCGCCGCCTCCGCGGGATACAGGTCGAGGTCCGGGCCCTGGCCGGGCTCGCCCAGCAGCCACTCGACCTGCTCCAGGAAGCGCGCCGGGAGCCCCGGATCGTCCCAGGGGTCCTCGCCGTCGCGTGCGCGGGCGTCCGCCCGTAACCCGTCCCGTATCCCGGCCAGCCGGGTCGCCACCGTCCCGGCCAGCTCCCGGTGCGCCCGCGTGTCCCGGTCGGCCGCCACGTGCCCCCACACGGCGGAGCCGCCGACGGCGCGCACCCAGGGATCGGCGGGGGCGTCCGGCGCGGGCGGGGGAGCGGGCGCGTGGACGTGCAGGCTGCCGATCGAACCGGCCTGGACCACCGGCCCCGTCAGCGCCCCGCCGTCGACGACGTTGCGGGTCCCGCCCTGCTCCACTCCCCGCCCCTTTCTTCCGCTGCGACACGAAGGAGAGACGAACGTAGCAAGCGGCGGGGCCCCGTCAGAGCCAGTTGCGTTCCCGGGCCGCCAGCGCGGCCCGGAAGCGGTTCGGCGTGCCCAGGCGCCGCAGGAGCGCGGCGACGTGGCCCCGGTAGGTCCGGAGGGACATGCCGAGTTCACGGGCGCCCGCCTCGTCCTTGTCCACCCGCGCCATGGTGTGCAGGACGCGGCGCTCGGTGTCGCTCGGCAGGCCGTCCACGATCCCGGAGGAGCGGGCCCAGCGGTACTCGAAGAGGGCGAGCAGCGGTGACACGAGCCCCGGCTGGCGGACGATCACGGCTCCCCGCGTGATGTCCTCGGGGTCGGTGGCGACCATGGCGGTCCGCCGGTCGAAGATCACCATCCGTTCGAGCGGCCGGGCCGTGCCCCGCACCTGGGCGCCGCGCTCCGTCAGCTCCGACGCGAAGCGCCCGACCTCCGGGGCACCGAGCGCACCCGCGTGCACGAGGGTCCGCATCCGCAGGCCCCGGCGCAGGTACTTCAGGTCGGAGGCCCTGACCGTCTCGAACTCGGCGGCCAGGATGGGGCCCGGGTAGGTGGTGAGCCGCTCCTCGCGGGCGAAGAACGACAACTCGTCCACGCAGGAGGCCACTTGGTCGAGCCCCTCGACGTGCTGCAGTTCGACGACCTGCCCCCGCCGACCCGTCCGCCGGTCCGCGATCAGGCTCTCCACCAGGTGGCGTGAGGAGGCGACCCGCCGGATCTCGCCCTGCAGCCCGTGGATCCGGCTCCGCGCCAGCCGGTCGACCACGGACACCGGATCCGCGCCGCTGAACGTCCGCTGGTCGGCCGTGGTCACCATGCCCAGGTCCTGGAGCCGGCCGAGCACGCTGCCCGCGCTCTCCCGGTCGATCCCGCACGCGACGGCGACCTCGGCGATCCCGATCCCCGGGGTGCGCAGGGTCGCCCGGTAGACCGCCTCCTCGCCCGCGCTCACCCCGAGCAGCGCGAGAGTGTTGCCTTCCACCGTGTCCGCCCCGCATTCCCGTTCAGCCGTCCGGAGGGGCAGGGGTCGCGCGCCCCACAGCGTGTGCCCCTGCCCCGCGGCGGGGCCCCCCGCCCCCACAGCGCGGGCCCTGCCGAACGGAGATCGTCCACCAGGCCGGGCGCCCCTTCCCAGGGACCTAAGCCCGTACCCGGCGGGACCAACGCCCCTGCCCCGCCGTCGCCGTTCCGGGTGGTCCCGGACCGCCCGGAACGGCGCGCGGCGCCCCGGTTCGATGCCAAGGCGCGGGCCCGGAGGGGGAGTTCACCCCCGGACGGCCCGCGCGTCGGCGCGGGACGGTGCGCCCCGCGCCGCGGGACGACCCATACGGCGGACTTATGGGGCCATAGGCCGGGCCACGGGCGGAGCGTCCTGGCCTGCAGGAAGCTGCAGCCGAAGTCCGCAGGTAGTGCCCCCGTCTCCGGCCGTGATCCGGCTCGGGCCGCTCCTAGCGTGGTCGGGGCCGTGGTGACGCCTCCGGGGCAGTCGCGCCGGATCGAAGGGGCCCGAGCCCTGAACCGACAGAGGAGAAGAGCCGCAGTGAGACGGAAACACAGGAGCCTCGCAGCGATCGGCGCGCTCGCGAGCGGCCTGCTGATGAGCGGGCCGGCGGTCGCGGAGACCGGTGCAGGCGACAGCGACGACGGGGTTCTGGTCGTCGCGGAGGACACGATCCCCGAGTTCGATTACATCGCGCACGTGACGGAGCCCGAGGGCGAGGACGACGGGCTCCCCGGTGGCCTGATCAAGGTGACGACCCGCGACGGCGACACCCTGTTCGCCTACTGCCTCGACGTCCGCACCGCCCTGAGGAAGGGCGCCGCATACCGGCAGGCCGACCGGTCCGAGGTGCCCACGCTGAAGGACAACCCGGACGCGGCGAAGGTCGACTGGGTCCTTCAGCACGGGTACCCGTGGCTCTCTGAGGCCGAACTCGGCAAGCTGATAGGCCGCACGGTGTCCAAGAAGGCGGCGGCCGGAGGCACCCAGGCCGCCATCTGGCGCCTCACCAACCACGTCAAGGCGGTCCCCTGGGATCCGGCGGGCGCCGCCCTCGCCGACTACCTCGTGGCACACGCCGTCGACGCCACGGAACCGGCTCCCTCGCTGGTCCTCGACCCCGGCACGGTGACCGGGCCGGCCGGGTCGGTCCTCGGTCCGCTCACGATCGGCACCACCGGCGATCAGGTCGGCGCCTCTCTCGACCCCGCGGCCGTGGCGGCCGGCGTGACGCTGACCGACCGCGGGGGAAAGGTGGTCTCGGACGCCGAGGGCAGGCTGGCCCAGTCCGCGAGGGACGGCGAATCGCTGTTCGTGAAGGCCCCGGCCGGTGCGCGGCCGGGCACCGCGACCGTCTCGGCGATGTCCTTCGTCCCGGTCCCGGTCGGTCGCAAGCTGGTCGGCGAGGGCAGCCAGGCCCTGGCCCTCATGACCGGAGACCGGGTCCCGTTCCTCGCGCACGCGACGGTGGGCTGGACCGGCGGCGCTTCGCCGTCACCCACTCCCACCGCCGACCCCGGAGGCTCGCCGAGCCCGACCCCGTCCGTTCCCCCGAGCGCCTCCCCGACCGCACCGGGCTCGCCCGGCGTGCCGACGAGCCCGGACCCGAGCGGGAGCACGGGTCCCGCCCCCGCGCCCTCGGGCGGCGCGGACGGAGGCACCGAACTCGCCTCCACCGGCAGCAGCCGCGCCGCCCTCGGCTTCGTCCTGGTGGCGGCCGGCGGACTGTGCGTGATCGGCGCCCTCGTCGTCCTGGTCCACGAGTGGCGACGCCGCTGCCGGACCATGGACTGAGCCGGACGCGGGCCGGGCGCGGGCCGGACCGGACGCCGGAAGGGCCCCGGTCCGGCGCGATGCCGGCCCGGGGCCCTTCCGTCGAAAGCTGTGCGCGTGCGCAGGTCAGAAGACCTCCACCGGCTTAGAGGTCGAAGTAGAGCTCGAACTCGTGCGGGTGCGGGCGCAGCTGGATCGGGGCGATCTCGTGGGTGCGCTTGTAGTCGATCCAGGTCTCGATCAGGTCGGAGGTGAAGACACCGCCGGCCTGGAGGTACTCGTTGTCGTCCTCGAGGGCGTTGAGGACGGCCTCCAGGTTGGTCGGGACCTGCTGCACGTTCGCGTGCTCCTCGGGAGCCAGCTCGTACAGGTCCTTGTCGATCGGCTCCGCCGGCTCGATCTTGTTCTTGATGCCGTCGAGGCCGGCCAGGAGCAGGGCCGAGAAGGCGAGGTACGGGTTCGACGACGGGTCCGGCGCGCGGAACTCGACGCGCTTGGCCTTCGGGTTCGAGCCCGTGATCGGGATGCGCATGGCGGCGGAGCGGTTGCGCTGCGAGTACACCATGTTGACCGGGGCCTCGAAGCCCGGGACCAGACGGTGGTACGAGTTCACCGTCGGGTTGGTGAAGGCGAGCAGCGACGGGGCGTGCTTGAGGATGCCGCCGATGTAGTAGCGCGCGGTGTCCGACAGGCCCGCGTAGCCGGCCTCGTCGTAGAAGAGCGGCTGGCCGCCGGTCCACAGCGACTGGTGGACGTGCATGCCCGAGCCGTTGTCGCCGAAGATCGGCTTCGGCATGAAGGTCGCGGTCTTGCCGTTGCGCCAGGCGACGTTCTTCACGATGTACTTGAAGAGCATCAGGTCGTCGGCCGCGGCGAGCAGCGTGTTGAACTTGTAGTTGATCTCGGCCTGGCCGGCGGTGCCGACCTCGTGGTGCTGGCGCTCGACCTGGAGGCCGACGTTCTCCAGCTCCAGGGAGATCTCGGAACGCAGGTCGGCGAAGTGGTCGACCGGCGGGGCCGGGAAGTAGCCGCCCTTGTAGCGGACCTTGTAACCGCGGTTGTTCTCCTCCGCACCGGTGTTCCAGGCGCCGGCCTCGGAGTCGATGTGGTAGAAGCCCTGGTTCGCCGAGGTCTCGAAGCGGACCGAGTCGAACACGTAGAACTCGGCCTCGGGGCCGAAGTACGCGGTGTCGGCGATGCCGGTGGAGGCCAGGTACGCCTCCGCCTTCTTCGCGATGTTGCGCGGGTCACGGCTGTACTGCTCGCCCGTGATCGGGTCGTGGATGAAGAAGTTGATGTTCAGCGTCTTGTCGCGGCGGAAGGGGTCCACCCGGGCCGTCGACAGGTCGGCGCGCAGCGCCATGTCCGACTCGTGGATGGCCTGGAAGCCGCGGATCGACGAACCGTCGAACGCGAGCTCCTCCGCCGGGTCGAAGGCCGTCGCCGGGATCGTGAAGTGCTGCATCACGCCCGGAAGGTCGCAGAAGCGGACGTCGACCATCTTGACGTCGTTGTCCTTGATGAACTTCTGGACCTCGTCGGCGTTCTGGAACCCGTG
The DNA window shown above is from Streptomyces showdoensis and carries:
- a CDS encoding tRNA-dependent cyclodipeptide synthase encodes the protein MTQAAIAPAETLQLQPYTDHCRVIADEGAHVVIGVSPGNSYFTAQRLRDLARWGLAHFETVDFVYTDLHVADMYEALGYGADEARRKAVKNLRGVRAKVHAAVAEEDPSGLRLRARGMSEFTGVPAYRALHVETVAAVAGDAVVRRTCDALAGIFLAGKLTPGQEITDRQREVCREYICAEVPLFLDTPAILGVPSSLNVYHQALPLADLLYARGSGLRASRNQGHGILTPAAHTGEEGGPR
- the glnA gene encoding type I glutamate--ammonia ligase, producing the protein MSEKHGFQNADEVQKFIKDNDVKMVDVRFCDLPGVMQHFTIPATAFDPAEELAFDGSSIRGFQAIHESDMALRADLSTARVDPFRRDKTLNINFFIHDPITGEQYSRDPRNIAKKAEAYLASTGIADTAYFGPEAEFYVFDSVRFETSANQGFYHIDSEAGAWNTGAEENNRGYKVRYKGGYFPAPPVDHFADLRSEISLELENVGLQVERQHHEVGTAGQAEINYKFNTLLAAADDLMLFKYIVKNVAWRNGKTATFMPKPIFGDNGSGMHVHQSLWTGGQPLFYDEAGYAGLSDTARYYIGGILKHAPSLLAFTNPTVNSYHRLVPGFEAPVNMVYSQRNRSAAMRIPITGSNPKAKRVEFRAPDPSSNPYLAFSALLLAGLDGIKNKIEPAEPIDKDLYELAPEEHANVQQVPTNLEAVLNALEDDNEYLQAGGVFTSDLIETWIDYKRTHEIAPIQLRPHPHEFELYFDL
- a CDS encoding thioester domain-containing protein → MRRKHRSLAAIGALASGLLMSGPAVAETGAGDSDDGVLVVAEDTIPEFDYIAHVTEPEGEDDGLPGGLIKVTTRDGDTLFAYCLDVRTALRKGAAYRQADRSEVPTLKDNPDAAKVDWVLQHGYPWLSEAELGKLIGRTVSKKAAAGGTQAAIWRLTNHVKAVPWDPAGAALADYLVAHAVDATEPAPSLVLDPGTVTGPAGSVLGPLTIGTTGDQVGASLDPAAVAAGVTLTDRGGKVVSDAEGRLAQSARDGESLFVKAPAGARPGTATVSAMSFVPVPVGRKLVGEGSQALALMTGDRVPFLAHATVGWTGGASPSPTPTADPGGSPSPTPSVPPSASPTAPGSPGVPTSPDPSGSTGPAPAPSGGADGGTELASTGSSRAALGFVLVAAGGLCVIGALVVLVHEWRRRCRTMD
- a CDS encoding HD domain-containing protein yields the protein MEQGGTRNVVDGGALTGPVVQAGSIGSLHVHAPAPPPAPDAPADPWVRAVGGSAVWGHVAADRDTRAHRELAGTVATRLAGIRDGLRADARARDGEDPWDDPGLPARFLEQVEWLLGEPGQGPDLDLYPAEAALLALFPFLYRAHCLLRVEQLAAVRPWSLAPVAEPSADRRSFEVFTEGDQALVQRARRAPGAEPAVGWWLFHRWLAQQREFAGPDPVRRLLDELGEAAEGLGEALAPRRVTALLHGLRRGPDVCHPEFLTLLSTDDRVRSGPGHQRIRDQRLALLLALAHGMAIEMTALPAIVAEHLPIPYPVDLDALRRTLDGANWGGPHDVPVLRAECRHEAVVEGLREYAARADELLHTVRRTARDRITQPLPELPARLSGDGVVPSEGAFDGYARFRGDGRRMLDLAMGVQLYKSRDLAVRELYQNALDACRYRRARGEYLDRTGPPSSSPYRGRIAFAQGVDDDGREYLECRDDGVGMGDAELRGVFSRAGSRFAEQLEFTLERADWERLDPPVTLYPNSRFGIGVLSYFMLADDIRVTTCRMGRDGVPGPVYEVSVCGPGHLFRIVERAARGREPGTTVRLYLRPGTLEEGWSCVDVLERVLGIAEFATTAEHGGVVSEWVPGVLRTRTQAYGETEPALNAHGSLVPWAEAPEGVHVVWCERGGALLVDGLLVAPKVRSTGVFGAKGSGLTGAVVNLSGPWSPGSLSVDRQHVVDDVAPVVGDLLRRAAGILADVDVDALTDADAPADADAGEGVPGFEWVCRVAAESPVLADIATSALAARGRDLVFKGLSFGTATAGFLPMDFSLLPRSRGGSGYSSARWAKDGEDVPDHVYLWRLLARRHPALDDLAELCPEIGDVGPVLRAVPSDQWLLGSSARRLGGIPDAARFLASTSREIAERVAGLGFPDADPLHWEPDARLTAANARAFGEGAAYPLTRRSRVTANVLHDAAARMRADVAATAAHLRGFGLTVPEHVERQAAASDDLLVERPMSDEAGLLDSDTAVPPGHIARVAVASDLSVAEVCRRLTAYGLAVDPGGLPPRPSAEDLMLLSERGTGRAPWLDRARVTPPGHAVRAAARLGLPLAAVLARLTRLGFTVPRAFPADAGPEDVPLLTDEFERELLVPAEPPLYTVVLDGPDDLPELRRKVARLRSYGFDVALDVPARPTALDREILRPFGPFNWWTSSNAPVPFTHVVMAASLLATSPRDIAKRLRACGITPSHDDLPPGLSFGEATELLRLDDLQDGEVPEVQDFSLQYLHRVALRRRTSLTEVVGLVRGLGVPLPDPADTIRAALARVPRATGMRRGDEFPPLPAGR